A region of Ursus arctos isolate Adak ecotype North America unplaced genomic scaffold, UrsArc2.0 scaffold_31, whole genome shotgun sequence DNA encodes the following proteins:
- the LOC113243763 gene encoding steroid 21-hydroxylase: protein MLLLGLLLLLTLLAGARLLWDKWQLRSLHLPPLVPGFLHLLQPNLPLYLLGLTRKLGPVYRLRLGLRDVVVLNSKRTIEEAMIRKWVDFAGRPQTLSYQLVSQHDQDLSLGDYSLLWKAHKKLTRSALLLGLRSSTELLVEQLTQEFCERMRAQAGAPVAIQKEFSFLTCTIICHLTFGDKEDTLVHAFHDCVQDLMKTWEHWSIQILDIVPFLRFLPNPGLWRLKQALENRDHMVEKQLRQHKESMVAGQWRDMTDYMLQRVGKPRAEEGHGQLLEGHVHMSVVDLFIGGTETTATTLSWAVAFLLHHPEIQRRLQEELDRELGPGASGSRVPYRDPARLPLLTATIAEVLRLRPVVPLALPHRTTRPSSILGYDIPEGTVVIPNLQGAHLDETVWERPHEFRPDRFLVPGASPRVLAFGCGARVCLGEPLARLELFVVLAQLLRAFTLRPPAGALPSLQPRAHCGVNLTVQPFQVQLQPRGAAAGALGQHP, encoded by the exons ATGCTCCTCCtcgggctgctgctgctgctgacccTGCTGGCTGGCGCCCGCCTGCTGTGGGACAAGTGGCAGCTCCGCagcctccacctcccaccccttgtGCCCGGCTTCCTGCACCTGCTGCAGCCCAACCTTCCCCTCTATCTGCTGGGTCTGACCCGGAAACTGGGGCCTGTCTACAGGCTCCGCCTGGGGTTGCGAG ATGTGGTGGTGCTGAACTCCAAGAGGACCATCGAGGAAGCCATGATCAGGAAATGGGTGGACTTTGCCGGCAGACCCCAGACGCTGTCCT ATCAGCTGGTGTCTCAGCATGACCAGGACCTCTCCCTTGGGGACTACTCCCTGCTCTGGAAGGCTCACAAGAAGCTCACCCGCTCGGCCCTGCTGCTGGGCCTCCGCAGCTCCACGGAGCTGCTGGTGGAGCAGCTGACCCAGGAGTTCTGCGAG CGCATGAGAGCCCAGGCCGGAGCCCCCGTGGCCATCCAGAAGGAGTTCTCTTTCCTCACCTGCACCATCATCTGTCACCTCACCTTTGGAGACAAG GAGGACACCTTAGTACATGCCTTTCATGACTGTGTCCAAGACTTGATGAAAACCTGGGAGCACTGGTCCATCCAAATTTTGGACATCGTTCCCTTTCTCAGG TTCCTCCCCAACCCAGGCCTCTGGAGGCTGAAGCAGGCCTTGGAGAACAGGGACCACATGGTAGAGAAGCAGCTGCGGCAGCACAAG GAGAGCATGGTGGCAGGCCAGTGGAGGGACATGACGGACTATATGCTCCAGAGAGTGGGGAAGCCAAGAGCAGAAGAGGGCCACGGGCAGCTGCTTGAAGGGCACGTGCATATGTCTGTGGTGGACCTGTTCATTGGCGGCACGGAGACCACGGCGACCACCCTCTCCTGGGCCGTGGCGTTCTTGCTTCACCACCCTGAG ATTCAGCGGCGACTCCAGGAAGAGCTGGATCGTGAGTTGGGCCCTGGAGCCTCAGGCTCCCGAGTCCCGTACAGAGACCCTGCACGGCTGCCCTTGCTCACAGCCACCATCGCCGAGGTGCTGCGCCTGCGGCCTGTCGTGCCCCTGGCCTTGCCACACCGCACCACGCGGCCTAGCAG CATCTTGGGCTACGACATCCCCGAGGGCACGGTTGTCATCCCCAACCTGCAAGGCGCCCACTTAGACGAGACGGTCTGGGAGCGGCCACACGAGTTCCGGCCGG ATCGTTTCCTGGTCCCCGGCGCCAGCCCCAGAGTGCTGGCCTTTGGCTGCGGGGCGCGCGTGTGCCTGGGGGAGCCGCTGGCGCGCCTGGAGCTCTTCGTGGTGCTGGCGCAGCTGCTGCGGGCCTTCACGCTGCGGCCGCCCGCCGGCgccctgccctccctgcagcCGCGCGCCCACTGCGGCGTCAACCTCACCGTGCAGCCCTTCCAGGTGCAGCTGCAGCCCCGGGGGGCCGCGGCCGGGGCGCTGGGCCAGCACCCGTGA